One genomic window of Limanda limanda chromosome 16, fLimLim1.1, whole genome shotgun sequence includes the following:
- the LOC133022045 gene encoding trace amine-associated receptor 13c-like has translation MQTLREAELCFPLLLNSSCRKLVLPQPERTISYLLLSSMSLLTVTLNLLVIISISHFRQLHTPTNLLLLSLAISDFLIGFRISFQIVLLDGCWLLGDHICVVFIILDYIITSASIGTMVLISIDRYVAICDPMHYPTKFTQRRVKVHVCSCWAASALTQILLLRDKLMDPGSSHFCYGECALFQDQVSGLVDLLLSFIGPVSIIIVLHVKVFLVVVAQARAMHSQNAAVALVKVRVKKSEIKAAKTLGVVIAVFLICTCPYFCASLIGQDQSFNIISDTFVICLFYFNSCLNPLIFAFFYPWFRKSMKLIVTLQILKSGSSDSRLVKSVQ, from the exons ATGCAAACGCTCCGGGAGGCTGAACTCTGTTTCCCGCTGCTCCTCAACTCGTCCTGCAGGAAGCTGGTGCTCCCTCAGCCTGAGAGAACCATCTCCTACCTCCTGCTGTCGTCCATGTCTCTGCTCACGGTGACGCTCAACCTGCTGGTCATCATCTCCATCTCACACTTCAG GCAGCTCCACACTCCCaccaacctcctcctcctctctctggccATCTCGGATTTCCTCATCGGCTTCCGCATATCCTTTCAAATTGTGCTCCTCGACGGCTGCTGGCTGCTCGGTGACCAcatatgtgttgtgtttatcaTTTTGGATTACATCATCACCTCTGCCTCCATAGGAACCATGGTGCTGATTTCTATCGACCGCTACGTGGCTATTTGTGACCCCATGCATTACCCGACCAAATTCACTCAGAGAAGAGTTAAAGTCCACGTGTGTTCGTGTTGGGCGGCTTCAGCTCTGACTCAGATTCTGCTGCTGAGGGACAAACTGATGGACCCGGGCAGCTCCCACTTTTGCTATGGAGAATGTGCTCTCTTTCAGGATCAAGTTTCTGGACTTGTTGATCTACTTCTGTCCTTCATCGGCCCGGTCAGCATCATCATCGTTCTGCATGTGAAGGTGTTCCTCGTGGTCGTGGCTCAGGCCCGTGCCATGCACTCCCAAAACGCAGCCGTCGCTCTGGTGAAGGTCAGAGTCAAGAAATCTGAAATCAAAGCAGCCAAGACCCTCGGTGTTGTCATTGCTGTGTTTCTGATTTGTACCTGTCCATATTTTTGTGCTTCACTCATTGGCCAGGACCAGTCCTTCAACATTATATCTGATACCTTTGTGATTTGTCTGTTTTACTTTAACTCCTGTCTCAACCCCCTGATCTTCGCCTTCTTCTACCCCTGGTTCAGAAAATCCATGAAACTCATTGTTACACTGCAGATACTGAAGTCTGGCTCCTCTGACTCCAGGTTGGTGAAGAGCGTGCAGTGA